A single genomic interval of Cervus elaphus chromosome 26, mCerEla1.1, whole genome shotgun sequence harbors:
- the CCR6 gene encoding C-C chemokine receptor type 6 isoform X2, with product MRGEPMNSTNIYDSNEDYFGLANSSDYLLDDDSFLCSLQEVRSFSGLFVPVAYSLICVCGLLGNILVVVTFAFYKKAKSMTDVYLLNMAVADILFVLTLPFWAVNHATGEWIFSNTICKLTRGIYAVNFNCGMLLLACISLDRYIAIVQATKSFRLRSRALAHHKLICLAVWVVSVLISSSTFTFNQKYKLQGGDVCEPRYHAVSEPIRWKLLMLGLQLLFGFFVPLVFMIFCYAFIVKTLVQAQNSKRHRAIRVIIAVVLVFLACQIPHNMVLLVTAVNLGRTDRSCSGEKLLGYARNVTEVLAFLHCCLNPVLYAFIGQKFRSYFLKIMKDLWCVRRKQKAPGFSCSRLHSDTFTSRQNSETADNDNPSSFTM from the exons ATGAGAGGG GAACCAATGAATTCCACCAACATCTACGATTCAAATGAGGACTACTTTGGATTAGCTAACAGTTCGGATTACTTACTGGATGATGACAGCTTTCTGTGCTCCCTGCAGGAGGTCAGAAGTTTCTCCGGGCTCTTCGTGCCGGTAGCTTACTCCTTGATATGCGTCTGTGGTCTCCTGGGCAATATTCTGGTGGTTGTCACCTTTGCCTTTTATAAGAAAGCCAAATCTATGACGGACGTTTATCTCTTGAACATGGCCGTGGCGGACATACTCTTTGTCCTCACCCTCCCCTTCTGGGCTGTCAACCACGCCACTGGTGAGTGGATTTTCAGCAACACCATCTGCAAACTGACCCGGGGCATCTACGCCGTCAACTTCAACTGCGGCATGCTGCTGCTGGCCTGCATCAGCCTGGACCGCTACATCGCCATCGTGCAGGCCACCAAGTCCTTCCGGCTCCGCTCCAGAGCCTTGGCGCACCACAAGCTGATCTGCTTGGCGGTGTGGGTGGTGTCCGTCCTCATCTCCAGCTCGACCTTCACGTTCAACCAGAAGTACAAGCTTCAGGGCGGCGACGTGTGCGAGCCCCGGTACCACGCCGTGTCCGAGCCCATCCGCTGGAAGCTGCTGATGCTGGGGCTGCAGCTCCTCTTCGGCTTCTTCGTCCCGCTGGTGTTCATGATCTTCTGCTACGCGTTCATTGTCAAGACCTTAGTCCAGGCGCAGAACTCGAAAAGGCACAGGGCCATCCGCGTCATCATCGCGGTGGTCCTCGTGTTTCTGGCCTGCCAGATCCCGCACAACATGGTGCTCCTGGTGACCGCCGTCAACCTGGGCCGGACGGACCGCTCATGCAGCGGCGAGAAGCTGCTGGGCTACGCCAGGAACGTCACCGAGGTGCTGGCCTTCCTGCACTGCTGCCTCAACCCCGTGCTGTACGCCTTCATCGGCCAGAAGTTTCGGAGCTACTTTCTGAAGATCATGAAGGACCTGTGGTGCGTGAGGCGGAAGCAGAAGGCGCCGGGCTTCTCCTGCTCCCGGCTGCACTCGGACACCTTCACCTCCCGGCAGAACAGCGAGACCGCGGACAACGACAACCCATCCTCCTTCACCATGTGA